From a single Actinomycetota bacterium genomic region:
- a CDS encoding FtsX-like permease family protein, which produces MGRILLVGRLAVRDLRRRRIEAALLLLAIMAATTTLTLGLVLRDAASDPYQSTREATNGPDVVASAGRPAERSGLEELARAPGVIDHSGPYPVTPAELQASGRTSDVQAVGRDAAPTSVDQPELIQGSWVSDGGVVVEAAFADALDVRVGDPVTLDGRSFEVVGVAVTAAMPPYPGASCIVPPGCASGATPEELSELPPGLLQNPGLVWLTQADVRSLTPDPGSLSYVMNLKLADPDEAQAFVDANPPESLDAPRLASWEEILEEATELARDAQILLLIGAWLLGLLAVASLSVLVGGRMADQTRRVGLLKAVGGTPSLVAAVLLAEYVLVAIVAAAAGLAVGSLTAPLLTESGAGLIGSAGTPSMTMSTVGAVTAVALGVAVVATVVPAVRAARSSTVNALADSARPARRIGWLIAISARLPVPLLLALRVAARRPRRVVLGVVSIAITVSGIYVALVLNTFLTTQPPASGYDDAQVELLGQVLLVVMVVLLSLAAVNAIFITWATVLDNRPSSALARALGATPRDVGAALAAAQVLPALVGAVLGAFPGGFALFAAINAITGGDSDRATLPSLWQLLAVVAGTVIVVAALTAVPARLGGRRPVTETLQAELA; this is translated from the coding sequence ATGGGCCGCATCCTGCTCGTGGGCCGCCTTGCCGTGCGTGACCTCCGGCGGCGCCGCATCGAGGCCGCGCTTCTGCTGCTTGCCATCATGGCGGCGACGACGACGTTGACCCTCGGGCTCGTCCTGCGCGACGCGGCCAGCGACCCGTACCAGAGCACCCGGGAGGCGACCAACGGACCCGACGTGGTCGCCAGCGCCGGCCGGCCCGCCGAGCGTTCCGGCCTCGAGGAACTGGCCCGCGCTCCCGGCGTCATCGACCACAGCGGACCGTACCCGGTCACCCCGGCGGAACTTCAGGCATCCGGTCGAACGTCAGATGTGCAGGCCGTGGGGCGCGACGCCGCGCCCACCTCGGTCGACCAGCCGGAGCTGATCCAGGGCAGCTGGGTCAGCGATGGCGGCGTGGTGGTCGAGGCCGCCTTCGCCGACGCGCTCGATGTGCGCGTCGGTGATCCGGTCACCCTGGACGGCCGGTCGTTCGAGGTCGTCGGCGTTGCCGTCACCGCCGCCATGCCGCCCTACCCGGGGGCGTCCTGCATTGTCCCCCCGGGCTGCGCGAGCGGTGCGACTCCCGAGGAGCTATCCGAGCTTCCTCCGGGCCTGTTACAGAATCCAGGTCTGGTCTGGCTCACCCAGGCGGATGTGCGGAGCCTCACCCCGGATCCAGGCTCCCTGTCCTACGTGATGAACCTGAAGCTGGCCGACCCGGATGAGGCCCAGGCGTTCGTCGACGCAAACCCCCCGGAGAGCCTGGACGCTCCACGCCTGGCGTCCTGGGAGGAAATCCTCGAAGAGGCCACCGAGCTGGCCAGAGACGCCCAGATCCTTCTGCTGATTGGAGCCTGGCTGCTTGGCCTGCTCGCCGTGGCGAGCCTTTCGGTGCTGGTGGGCGGCCGGATGGCCGATCAGACCAGACGCGTCGGACTCCTGAAAGCAGTCGGCGGCACACCCAGCCTGGTCGCTGCCGTGCTGCTCGCGGAGTATGTCCTCGTGGCCATCGTCGCGGCCGCGGCCGGGTTGGCGGTCGGATCGCTGACCGCTCCGCTGCTTACCGAGTCCGGTGCCGGCCTCATCGGCAGCGCGGGCACGCCGTCGATGACCATGTCCACGGTCGGTGCGGTGACCGCCGTGGCACTCGGAGTCGCGGTGGTTGCGACCGTTGTTCCGGCCGTGCGCGCCGCCCGCTCCAGCACCGTCAACGCGCTGGCCGACTCGGCACGCCCAGCCCGCCGCATCGGTTGGCTGATCGCGATCTCGGCGCGACTGCCCGTCCCGCTGCTTCTCGCCTTGCGGGTCGCCGCCCGCCGGCCGCGACGGGTCGTGCTGGGTGTGGTCAGTATCGCGATCACGGTCAGCGGGATCTACGTCGCACTGGTACTCAACACCTTCCTCACCACCCAACCACCCGCCAGCGGATATGACGATGCCCAGGTGGAGCTGCTGGGCCAGGTGCTCCTTGTCGTGATGGTCGTACTGCTCTCCCTGGCGGCGGTCAACGCCATCTTCATCACCTGGGCGACGGTGCTCGACAACCGGCCTTCGTCGGCCCTGGCGCGCGCCCTCGGCGCAACCCCTCGTGACGTGGGTGCGGCACTGGCGGCCGCGCAGGTGCTCCCCGCACTCGTCGGCGCTGTCTTGGGCGCTTTCCCGGGAGGCTTCGCACTGTTCGCCGCCATCAACGCCATCACCGGCGGCGACAGCGACAGGGCCACGCTTCCGTCGCTCTGGCAGCTGCTCGCCGTGGTGGCGGGGACCGTGATCGTGGTGGCGGCGCTCACCGCTGTTCCCGCCCGGCTCGGCGGCCGCCGCCCCGTGACCGAGACCCTCCAAGCCGAACTTGCCTGA